The Phormidium sp. PBR-2020 DNA segment GTGCTGGGGATGACTCTCTGATTGGCGGGTCTGGTAATAACGTCATTTTGGGCGGTGCTGGCAATGACTCTCTTGTTGGCGGGCCGGGGAATGATGTTCTCTCGGGCGGCGAGGGCATTGATACTCTGACCGGGGGCGGTGGCTCGAATCAGTTTATTCTGCCTGATGCTCCGCAAAACCGGGATGTGATTACCGATTTCACCACCGGGAGCGATAAAATCCTCTTGCCAGACGGGGTCTCTCTGGCGGATATTCAAGTGCAAAATATTAGCGATGGGGCGCTCATCTTACGGGATGGGGCGGCTTTATCGATTGTCTTGGAGAGTGAGATCCAACTGAATGAGAATGACTTTTTGACCAGTGCGGATGTGGCCAACGCTCTGCAGCTGATTGAGGAGAGTAATCAGGCTCTGCTGCAAAATCCCCAAAATGCCCTGGCCTATAATCAACGGGGTGAAGCCTTGTACCGCCTGGGACAACAAGATGATGCGATTCGGGACTTTACCATCGCCCTCACGATAGACCCAGCTCGGGATTCACTCTACTACACCAACCGGGGTCGGGCACACTTAGCGATACGAGATGAGTTAAACGCGATTGGAGACTTTACCCAAGCCATTCGCTCTAATCCTCAGAATTTTGATGCTTTCTTTGGACGCGGTGTGGTTTTTTCGGTGGCTGAGAACTTTGACCAGGCCATTCGCGATTATACCCAGGCGATTCGTCTTGAGCCGGGTATTTCGGTTAGTTACTATAACCGGGGTTTGGCACGTTTACAGCTTGAAAATTATGGTGAGGCGATCGCCGACTTCACACGGGCGATCGAACTCAATCCCGACAATGTTCTACAATACTTTGCCCGTGGTGTAACTCAGGAAGAGGCCGGCAACGCCCCGGCTGCGGTTCCGGATTATCAACGAATTATTGAGCTAGATCCCAATTTCGCTGATGCTCACTATCGTCTGGGGATTGCCTATCGACGCTTCTTTAATTTGAGGGCATCCCGAGACAGTTTTGAGGAAGCGGCCCGTTTATATGAGATTCAGGGCAATGAGGAAGGATTATCGAATGTGGCTCAAGAGCGGGGAAGGCGGGGAGGTCTGATTTAGACGCATATCTTAGTAACTCTGTCAAGGTTTTGTCGTTGCTGTCTTGGCCGTTTCCTCTTTGACAGAGTTACCCGCACCTCCTTCACTGGGCGCTAGAGGCAGGGTTCAGGGGGGCATTTGCTGGGATTGAGCCGTCCTTTGTGACTGCAAGAGTGAATAAGCTCGAAAGTTCCAGAACTATCTTTTATCAGTATAAACTCGTAGGGAGAATCCGGGAGTCGTGGCTGCTTACCGGAGAAACTCCCATCACATCCAGGAGGGTTCGACCCATGCAAGTATCGCGACATCTGCTGACTTTGGGGCTATTGACTACATTGGGGCTAGGATTACCAGGAGTCTCCCCAGTGTTCGCCGAGGAATCTCAGCGAGTGGTCCAGTCGTCAGTCAATCGGGACTTTGCACCGATTGAAATTAGGGGGCGATTGGATGAAACCAGCCGTATTACTGACGATGGTAAATACTTTAATGTCTATCCCTTTGAAGGAACAGAGGGGCAACAGCTCGTCATTGATTTAATCAGTGATGACTTTGATGCCCACTTATTATTGCTGACAGCGAGTGACGAAGTGGCTGTGATTGCCCAGGATAGGTATGGAGGCGAGAACGCCAATGCTCAGATTGTTATAGTTTTACCAACAGCCGGTTCTTACAGCATTGCAGCGACTTCAGCACAAGGGCAGGAAACAGGAGAGTACCGACTGGTAGTACAAACGGCGGCCTCATCTGACCTAGAACGGGCAGAGTTATTAAAAGACGCACATCGTTTGAACCAACAAGTGTTGCAATTGTTAGACGAAGCTCGATACGAGGAAGCTATGCCTTTGGCACGACAGGCACTAGCAATCCGAGAAACTGCCCTGGGAGAGTTTCACCCCCTTGTCGCTCAAAGCCTCAATAATTTGGCAGGACTCTACCGTAACCAGGGAAACTATAATGCCGCTGAACCTTTCTACCTCCGTTCCCTTGAGATTTTGGAAACCGCCCTGGGAGAGTTTCACCCCCTTGTCGCCACCAGCCTCAATAATTTGGCTCTACTCTACAGCAACCAGGGAAACTATAATGCCGCCGAACCCCTCTATCGCCGTTCCCTTGAGATTTTGGAAACCGCCCTGGGAGAGTTTCACCCCGATGTTGCCACCAGCCTCAATAATTTGGCAGAACTCTACCGTAACCAGGGAAACTATAATGCCGCTGAACCTCTCTTTCGTCGTGCCTTAGAAATCCAAGAAACTACCCTAGAAGGGGCTCACCCGGATATCGCCTACAGCCTCGATGGTTTGGCAAGTCTCTACCGAAATCAGGGAAATTATAGTGCTGCTGAACCCCTTTTCCGTCGCGCCTTAGAAATCCGAGAAGCCACCCTGGGAGAGATGAACCCCGATGTCGCTGCCAGCCTCAATAATTTGGCTGGACTCTACCTTGCTCAAGGAAACTATAGTGCGGCTGGACCTCTCTACCATCGTTCCCTTGAAATTTTTGAAACCACCTTGGGAGAGTCTCATCCCCATTTTGCCACTAGCCTCAATAATTTAGGAAATTTTTACCAACACCAGGGAAATTATAGTGCTGCCGAACCGTTCTATCGTCGTGCCCTAGAAATTCGAGAAACCACACTGGGAGAGATGCACCCCAATGTTGCCCAAAGCCTCAATAATTTGGCACAGCTTTACCGTGACCAAGGAAACTATGGTGTCGCTGAACCGCTATACCATCGTTCCCTAGAAATCTGGGAAACCACCTTGGGAGAGATGCACCCCAAGGTCGCCATGAGCCTCAATAATTTCGCAGGACTTTACCGTGCACAGGGAAATTATGATGCTGCCGAGCCTCTTTATCGTCGTGCCCTTGAGATTTTTGAAACCGCATTGGGAGAGTTTCACCCTTATGTCGCCAGTAGTCTCAAGAATTTGGCAGTACTCTACTTTGACCAGGGAAATTACAGTGCTGCCGAACCCCTCTTATATCGTTCTCTTGAAGTTTATGAAGCTATTCTGGGAGAGACTCACCCCGACGTTGCCACCAATCTTCATAATTTGGCAGCAGTCCAAGTCTCTCGGGGAAACTATACTGCGGCAGAACCTCTCTACCGTCGTGCCCTAGAAATCCGAGAAACTACCCTGGGAGAGACTCACCCTGACGTCGCCACTACCCTCAATAATTTGGCTTCACTTTACCTTGACCAGCGAAACTTTAGTGCTGCTGAACCTCTCTTGCATCGTTCCCTTGAGATACGAGAAACTGCCCTAGGAGAGTCTCATCCCCATGTCGCCATCAGCCTTAATAATCTGGTGAATTTCTACCAAGCCCAAGGAGATGTATCTCAAAGCCTCAGTTTTCGTCAACGCAGCTTGGATGTCGAAGAAACGAACTTAGCCCAAAATCTCGCCATCGGCTCAGAAGCCCGTAAACAAGCCTATATCGCCACCCTCACCGGCACAACTCACCGAACTCTCTCCCTCCATCTTCAAGATGCCCCAAACCATCCTCAAGCAGCACGTCTCGCCCTAACCACTGTCCTGCGTCGCAAAGGACGCATTCTTGATGCCGTGACCGAGACACAACAACTCTTACGAGATAACCTCAGCCCTGAACTCGCTCCCCTTCTGGACGAGTACACCAACGCCCAAACTCAACTGGCGACTCGCCTCTATGCCGGTTTGGGGAACCAAAATCCTGACCTCTATCGCTCTGAGATAGACACCCTGCGTCAACAGGTGGAAGAGTTGGAAGATGACTTATCCCGTCGTAGTGCCGAGTTCCGAGTGGCAACAGAACCGGTGGAAATTGAGGCAGTTCAGGCTCTGATTCCTACTGATGCGGCTTTGGTAGAACTGGTGCAGTATTCTCCCTATTCTCCCTTCAACTTTGTCTTCTCAAACTGGGGAACACCTCGCTACGCCGCCTATATCCTCCATTCTTCCGGTGAACCTCAATGGGTGGACTTAGGAGATGCCGAGACGATTGATAATGCTGCCTTTGCCTTCCTCAATGCCACTCGAGTTCCCAACTCCCAGCAATGGACACAAACCACAGGACGACAACTCGATGAGTTGCTGATGGCTCCCATTCGTCCTCTACTGGGAGATGCGACTCATCTACTCCTCTCCCCAGATGGTCAACTTAACTTGATTCCTTTTGCCGCATTGGTGGATGAGGAGAATCGTTATTTGGTGGAATCCTATCAGTTGACCCATTTGACCACTGGACGGGACTTGTTACGACTGCAATATCCCCGCCCCAGTCGTCAACCGCCGGTGTTGTTTGCTAATCCTGATTATGATGATGCTGATACCTCTGCCGTGACGCAGGTGGCCCGTGCCACTCGGGGGGAGTCTCAACGGTCAATGGAGATAGAGGATTTACAGTTTGGAGAGTTGCCGGGGACTCAGCGGGAGGTGGATGCTATTGCTCCCCTTTTGGACAATCCCATCATTCTTACGGAGGCGGAGGCGACGGAAAATGCTCTCAAACAGGTTCAGGCTCCCAGTATTCTTCATCTGGCGACTCATGGTTTCTTTCTCCAGGATGTGGAGTTTGTACCACCTCAGCCGACAACGGATTTCACTCGGGGGGAGATCGAACTGGTGACGGATTGGAGTCTCCATAATGCACCGCCCAGTGACCGTCCCCGCAGTAGTGAGAATCCCCTGCTGCGCTCTGGGTTGGCGTTTGCGGGGTTTAATACCCGAGATAGTGATGGGGAGGATGGGGTGTTGACGGCCCTGGAAGCGGTGGGGTTGGATTTGCGGGGAACTCGTTTGGTGGTGATGAGTGCTTGTGAGACGGGGGTGGGAGATGTGGCCAATGGTGAGGGGGTTTATGGCTTGCGGCGAGCCTTGGTGATGGCGGGGGCTGAGAGTCAGTTGATGAGTTTGTGGAAGGTGGCCGATGAGCAGACGGCGGATTTGATGCGGGATTATTATCAACGCTTGTTGGCGGGAGAGGGACGGAGTGAGGCGTTGCGGGAGGTGCAGTTGGACTGGCTCAGCCGGGGGAAGCATCCCTATTACTGGGCGTCGTTCCTGTTTTCGGGGCAATGGACTCCCATGGATGATTTTACGGAAAAGTGAATAAGCTCTGATGCTCCAGAAATAGGTATACTCAGTAAAAACTTTTAGGGAGAATCCGGGAGTCGTGGCTGGTTACCGGAGAAACTCCCATCACATCCAGGAGGGTTCGACCCATGCAAGTATCGCGACATCTGCTGACTTTGGGGCTATTGACCACATTGGGGCTAGGATTGCCAAGAGTCTCCCCAGTTTTCGCAGAGGAACCTCATCGACTGGCTCAGTCATCAGTCAATCGGGACTTTGAACCCATTGATATCCGGGGGCGATTGGATGAAACTAGCCTTGTTTTGGATGATGGCAGATACTTTAACATCTATCCTTTTGAAGGAATTGAGGGGCAACAGCTTATCATTGATTTAATCAGTGATGACTTCGATGCTCACCTATTGTTGGTCATCTCAGGTGACGAAGTTGAGTTGATTACTGAAGATAGCTATGGGGGTGAGAATGGCAATGCTCAGATTGTGGTCGTTTTGCCAAAGACGGGAGTTTATGAGATTACTGCTACTTCTGCACAAGGGGAAGAAATTGGAGATTATAGACTGACGGCACAAATGGCAACATCTTCTGACCTTGAGCGAGCGGAGTTATTAGAAGAAGCCAATCGTCTCAACGAGGAAGCAACAGAACTATACGAAGAAGGTCGTTACCAGGAAGCTATTCCTATAGCACAACAGGCGCTACAAATCCGAGAAACTACTTTGGGAGAGTCTCATCCTAATGTCGCCCAAAGCCTTAATAGTCTGGCAAAACTCTACCAAGCCCAAGCATACTATGGTGCCGCCGAACCTCTCTACCTCCAGGCCCTAGAAATTCGAGAAACTGCCTTGGGAGAGTCTCATCCCGATGTCGCTTATAGCCTCATGGGTTTGGCAAATCTCTACCAAGCCCAGGCATACTATGGTGCCGCCGAACCTCTCTACCTCCGGGCCCTAGAAATCCGAGAAACTGCCCTGGGAGAGTCTCATCCCGATGTCGCTTATAGCCTCATGGGTTTGGCAAATCTCTACCAAGCCCAGGCATACTATGGTGCCGCCGAACCTCTTTACCTCCAGGCCCTAGAAATCCGAGAAACTGCCTTGGGAGAGTCTCATCCCGATGTCGCTTATAGCCTCAATAGTCTGGCAAATCTCTACAGTGACCAGGGAAACTATGATGCCGCCGAAACTCTCTACCTCCGGGCCCTAGAAATTCTAGAAACCCGTCTAGGAGAGTCTCATCCTGCTGTCGCCGCCAGCCTCATTGGTTTGGCAAATCTCTATCTACAACAGGGAAACCTTAGTGCTGTTGAACCTCTCTTGCATCGTTCCCTAGAAATTCTAGAAACTGGCTTGGAAGAGTCTCATCCCGATGTCGCTTATAGCCTCAATAGTCTGGCAAATCTCTACAGTGACCAGGGAAACTATGATGCCGCCGAAACTCTCTACCTCCGGGCCCTAGAAATTCTAGAAACCCGTCTAGGAGAGTCTCATCCTGCTGTTGCCGCCAGCCTCATGGGTTTGGCAAATCTCTACCTACAACAGAGAAACTTTAGTGCTGTTGAACCTCTCTTGCATCGTTCCCTAGAAATTCTAGAAACTGGCTTGGAAGAGTCTCATCCCGCTGTCGCTTATAGCTTCATGTTTTTGGGAGGACTCTACTTTATACAGGGAAACCTTAGCGCTGCTGAACCTCTCTTTCATCGTTCCCTAGGAATTCTAGAAGCAAGCTTAGGAGAGTCCCATCCCCATGTCGCTTATAATCTCATATTTTTAGCAAATATCTACATTTTTCAAAATGAACTTAGTGCTGCCGAATCTATAGTTTCTCGTATTTTTGAGATAGTAGAAACCAGTCTAGAAAAATTTCATTATAATTTAATTACAGAACTGATTGAACCCCTTCATTCTATAGCATACTTCTACCTTTTTCGTGGAAATAGTAGTGCTGCAGAAGCTCTCCACAGTCGTACCCTTGAGATAATAGAAACCACCCTAGGAGAGTCTCATCCCGATGTAGTTACAAGCCTTAATAATTTGGCGACATTCTACCATAAGCAAGGAAACGATAGTGCTGCAGAAGCTCTTTACCGTCGTGCCCTTGGAATTAATGAAACTGCCTGGGGAGAATCTCATCCTAATGTAGTTCCAAGTCTCAATAACTTGGCAGCCTTTTACCAAGAGCAGCGAAACTATGGTGCTGCCAAAGCTCTTTACCGTCGTGCCCTTGAAATCAATGAAACTGCCTGGGGGGAATCTCATCCTAATGTAATTCCAAGCCTCAATAATTTGGCAGATTTTTACCAAAGCATAGGAAATATTAGAGAAGGAGAACCCCTACATTTACATTTTCTCATAATACAAAAAGACACCCGGCAAAACTTTAGTGCTGTCGAAGCTCTTTATCGTCGTGCCCTTGAAATCAGTGAAACTGCCTGGGGAGAATCTCATCCTAATGTAGTTCCAAGTCTCAATAATTTGATCGCTTTTTACCAAAATTTAGGAGATATTAGAGAAGCAGAACCTCTACATTTGCGTGTTCTTACAATACGAGAAAACACCTTAGGGGGATCACATCCTGACGTAGCTAGTACCATCAATGATTTGGCAGTAATTTACCTTAGACTAGGCAACTACAGGGTCGCCGAAGCTCTCTACCGTCGTGCCTTTGATATTTTAGAAACTGCCATGGGAGAGTCAAATCCAGAGATAGTCCCAAGTCTCAGGAACTTAGCAGCATTCTACCAGGAACAGGGCAACTATAGTGCTGCCGAAATTCTCTTGAACCGTGTCCTTAAGATTCAGGAAACCACCCTGGGAGAATTTCATATTTTTGTAGCGTTGGATCTCATAGATTTGGCAAAAGTTCACTTTGAGCAGGGAAACTACAGTGAGGCTCAATCTGTTTGGCGCCGTATCCTTGATATGGTAGAGACCTACCTAGAAGAGTCTAATACTATTAGAGTTCAGGGACTCATGGTTTTGGCAGGAATTCACTTTGAGCAGGGAAACTTTAATGATGCTGAACCTCTTTTACACCGTGCCCTTGAGATTCAGGAAACTACCTTAGGAGAGTCGCATCCTGATGTTGTCCTAAGCCTCAATAGTTTAGCTGCACTCTACCAAAAACAAGGAAACTATAGCACCGCAGAATCTCTCTTGCATCGTGCCCTTGAGATAGGAGAAACCCCTCAAAGACTCCAGAGGTTGGCAGAACTCTACCAAGAACAAGGAAACTATACCGCCGCTGAACCTCTCTTACGCCGTGCCCTTGAGATTGATAAAGGTCCCTACCGACTTGAGCTTTTGGCAGAACTTTACCATCGCCAGGGCAACTATAGCGCCGCCGAACCTCTCTACCGTCAAGCCTTTAAGATTTATGAAACCACCTGGTTTGAGATTTATGAAACCACCTGGGGAGATTCTGCCGAGTTCGGCTCCAGGTTTCTGCGCCCCATTCTCATTAAATTATTGGGTTTCTACCAAGATCAGGGAAATATATCTGAAAGCCTCAGTGTTCTTCAAAGGATTTTAGATATAGAGGAAACCAGACAAAATGATTTCATCAGGCGACGCTCGGAAAGCAGCCTAACTGAGGATCCCACCAGAGTTTTAGAATCCCGGAGAGAAGATCCTGGCGACATTCTGCCTCTATCTCAAGCTTCAACTCATCAAACTCTCTCCCTCCACCTTCAGCAAGCCCCAGACGATTCTGAGGTAGCTCGTCTCGCCCTGACCACTATTTTCCGGCGCAAAGGACGCATCCTTGACGCGGTGACCGAGACGCAACAACTGATACGAGAGCAACTCAGCCCCGAAATGGTGGAAGACTACACTAACGCCCAAACTCGACTGGCGAATCGCTTGTATGCTGGTTTAGGCGATCAAGACCCTAACCTGTATCGCGCACAGATTTATGCCCTCCGTCAACAGGTGGAACAGTTAGAGAAAAACTTATATTTTCAGGTTCATTATCGGTTAGGGACACCCGAACCGGTGGAGATTGAGGCGGTTCAGGCACTAATCCCCCCTGATGCCGCATTGGTGGAATTGGTGCAATATCGTCCCTGGTCACAGGGTTGGGGAAAACCTCGTTATGCCGCCTATGTCCTTCATGCCTCCGGTGACCCCCAGTGGGTAGACTTAGGAGATGCCGAAACCATTGACAATTCCGCCTTTGCCTTCCTCAATGCCACTCGGGTTTCCAACTCCCAGCAATGGACACAAACCACAGGACGACAACTCGATGAATTGCTGATGGCTCCCATTCGTCCTCTACTGGGAGATGCTACTCATCTACTCCTCTCCCCAGATGGTCAACTTAACTTGATTCCTTTTGCCGCATTGGTGGATGAGGAGAATCGTTATCTGGTGGAATCCTATCAGTTAACTCATTTGACCACTGGACGGGACTTGTTACGACTGCAATATCCCCGTCCCAGTCGTCAACCGCCGGTGTTGTTCGCTAATCCTGATTACGATGATGCTGATACCTCTGCGGTGGCACAGGTGGCCCGTGCCACTCGGGGAGAGTCTCAACGGTCAATGGAGATAGAGGAGTTACAGTTTGGAGAGTTGCCGGGGACTCAGCGGGAGGTGGAGGCCATTGCGCCTCTTCTAGACAATCCCATCATTCTCACGGGGGCGGAGGCGACGGAAAATGCTCTCAAACAGGTTCAGGCTCCCAGTATTCTCCATCTGGCGACTCATGGTTTCTTTCTTCAGGATGTGGAGTTTGTCCCGCCTCAGCCGACAGCGGATTTCACTCGGGGGAACATTGATGTGGTCACTGCTGGGCCACTAGGGGGTTGGTTTCGTCCTCCCAGTGACCGTCCCCGCAGTAGTGAGAATCCTCTGCTGCGCTCTGGGTTGGCGTTTGCGGGGTTTAATACACGAGATAGTGAGGGGGAGGATGGGGTGTTGACGGCTCTGGAAGCGGTGGGGTTGGATTTGCGGGGGACTCGTTTGGTGGTGATGAGTGCTTGTGAGACAGGGGTGGGGGATGTGGCTAATGGTGAGGGGGTTTATGGCTTGCGGCGAGCGTTGGTGATGGCGGGGGCTGAGAGTCAGTTGATGAGTTTGTGGAAGGTGGCGGATGAGCAGACGGCGGATTTGATGCGGGATTATTATCAACGGTTGTTGGCGGGGGAGGGTCGCAGTGAGGCGTTGCGGGAGGTGCAGTTAGACTGGCTGGAACGGGGGGCGCATCCCTATTATTGGGCGTCGTTCCTGTTTTCGGGGCAATGGACGCCTATGGATTGAGGGAGGCTGGATTATCCCCTCCTGGGGGGAATGGCAAGCGGGAACCACAGAGTCACAGAGAACACAGAGGTATTGGAGGGGTCAGTTATGAAACGTCGTTATTTTCTTCAGGGGGCTGGTGGGGCGTTGGGGGCGATCGCCCTCAGTCGGTGGGATATCGCTCGGCAGGGCGATCGCCTCGGCCATCTCCTCGCTCAACCCACTCCCCGCAAGTTGGCCCTATTGGTGGGCATCAACCGCTATCCCCTGGGCATTTCTCCCCTACGGGGCTGTGTCACGGATGTGGAGATGCAGCGGGAGTTACTGGTGCATCGCTTTGGCTTTAATCCCCAGGATATTCTCACCCTCACCGATGAAAACGCCACCCGAGAGAATCTCTTAACGGCTTTTGAGTCGCACCTGATTGACCAGGCCCAACCGGGCGATATTGTCGTGTTTCACTTCTCGGGTCATGGGGCACTCGTTCGTGACCCTGACCCCATTCCTCTAGCCCCAGACCCTCGCTATCAGAACGTTCAAGGCTATAACGGAACCATGGTTCCCTATGATGGTCGCCTCGATCTCCAGGCCACTGAGGTCAACGACATTATGGGCAAAACCCTATTTCTGCTCATGTCAGCTCTGAAGACGGACCAGGTGACGGTCATGCTCGATAGTTGCCATTCCGGGGGCGGAACCCGAGGGGATATCCGCTTCCGCGCCCTTGAATCTCGCTTCGGTGAGGGCTATCCTGACCCCAGTGAGCAAGAGTTGATGACCCAAGAGACCTGGATGAGTCGTCTTGACTTGTCCCCCGCAGAGTTGAAACGGCGACGGACTCAAGGTATCGCCAAAGGGGTGGCCGTCGGCTCGGCTCAAGCTAATCAATTGGCGGCCGATGCCTCCTTTGGTCGCGGTGCGGGTCGTTTCTTCGCCGGAGCTTTTACCTACGGCGTGACTCGCTACTTGTGGCAACAGCCAGGAAGTTTGCCCCTGCAACGGGTCTTTGTGGATTTATCTCGGAGTGCGCGGGATGTGGCCAATAGTTCCGGGATTCAGCAGGCCCCCGTGTTTTCGGTTGCACCGGGGAGTGATCACGACCAACAACCCCTCTATTTCCTCACCCCGCCAACCCCACCAGCGGAAGCCGTTGTCTTGGGAGAGGAGAATGGTGAGATCAGTTTCTGGCTCGGGGGGGTGTCGTCCCAGAGTTTGGAGGCCTTTGAGGAAGGGGCGGTGTTTGCGGCCATTGATGCTCAAGGGCAGGAACTGGCGCAAATTGAACAAACGCGACGGGAGGGGTTGCGGGGCTATGGCGTTGTGCAGGGTGAGGCGCGATCGCTCCCTCAGAGGGGACTACTGCTGCGAGAACGGGTGCGAGGGGTTCCCCCAAATTTGAGCCTGCGTCTGGGACTTGACCCCTCCTTAGAAGATGACCTGGATGAAATGCGATCGCTCCTCCAGCAAATTCGACAGGTTGACCCCGTCCCCCTCGACAGCGGCGAAACCCCCCACTTTCTCATCGGCCGCATGACTCGCATCGCCCAAGCGGCCGCATTCGAACAAGGCTCACGCGACATCGCCGCACTTGCAAGCATTGGACTGTTTACCCGAGGCCTGATTCCCATTCCCCAAAGCTTCGGCCAACCCAACGAATCCATCGCCGCCGCCGCCAACCGGCTCGTTCCCCGCTTTCAACTGCTCCTGGCGGGACAGATTCTCGGCTCAGTCCTCAACAGTGACACCTCCAACCTCAACTTAGAGGTTGAACTCGAAGTGGCCCAAAGCAATCAGACCCTGGCCCGTGGCGGGACTCGCGGCAGTCGTGATTTAGTGGTTCAACAGCGAGAGCATAACCTCAATAGCCTCCCCTCCGGGTCAGAAGTCCTGATTCAGGTGACCAATCGCGAAGATCGCGATCTCTATGTCAGCCTCCTGGCCATTGGCAGTAGTGGTCGGATCACCGTCCTCTATCCCAACGATTGGGATGCCCCAGAAGAAGCGGCTCGTCTGGCCTCAGGTCAATCCTTAACCGCTCCCGAGCATGAAGGAAACCGCAATCCCCAACGGGACTATTGCCGCAATCCCAGTGATGACTTTCACCTCTGTTTAACAGGCCGTGGCTATGTGGAAATCCTGACCATTGCCAGCACGCGCCCTCTGCGGGAGGCCCTGCGTGCCATTGCGCGCATCGCGTCTGACACGGGCATTGCCCGCCGTGCGCCTCTCTCCTTGGGGGATGAGGACTCTCTCGATGTGGTGGAGACGTTGCTTGGGGATATCGATCGCCATACCCGAGGAGATATTGAGGTTCGTACCACCCGCAATGCCGTGGATGTGAATCAGATGGCCGCCTTATCCACCATGATTGAAATTGTTGACCCTTGATCGGGTTTCCCCCCCTTGTTTCCCAACGGGTCAACAATGTTAGGATACCAACAGATATATGAAGAAATGTAAGGAGATCCCTATATGACTCTCGCTGTTGGCTCCACTGCCCCCGACTTCACCGCCAAAGACACCAACGGAGACACCATTACCCTGTCTCAGTTCAAAGGTAAAACCGTAGTGCTGTACTTCTACCCCAAAGATGACACCCCTGGTTGCACCAAAGAAGCCCAAGGGTTCCGCGATGCCTATGCCGAAATCCAAGGCAAAGATATGGTGGTCTTAGGGGTGAGCATGGATGACGAAGCCTCTCACAAGCAATTCACCGAGAAATATGGCCTCCCCTTCCAACTGGTGGCTGATCCCGATGGAACCGTGACTCGCGCCTATGATGTCGAGGGCGGCGGCTATTCCAAGCGCGTCACCTACATCATTGACGGTGACGGCAAAATCATCCAAGTCTTTGATAAAGTCGATACCGCAAACCACGCCAAAGACATCCTCAGCAGTGTTGCCTAGGGTCACCGGTTGACGGATTTACCACAGATTCGCTAAGGCAACCACCAATTTTGACAAAAGGGGAAGAATCGGGCGTTAGAATGTAGCAAGCCTTTGATTCTTCCCCTTTCCTATGGGTGTTCTAACCTATCTCACTCCCCAACAAGTTCTCATCAATACACCAACCGTATTGGAGGGAACCTATGACCCACAACAAATTGCCAAAGTCTCCGTGGCGGCGGAGGATCGCTTCTCCCTCCCCGTCACCGTGAACCCCAGTGAGGGACTGTGGCGAGTTCAACTCAATAATGGCTTCAATCAAGCTGGGATTCGTTGGTTTCGCCTTAAGGGAACGAATGGGAATGGTCAGGTGGTGGGCGATCGCACCTTCCATGTCACCGTCAGCCAACAGCCCCTAATTGAGGCGGATGACCTCAAACTCACCCTAAAACAGCGTACCTGGTTTAAAGCGGCTCCGATTCAGAGTAATCAACTGGCTGACTATCAAAAAATTCGCCTCGAAGCTGGGGAAACCCTACGGCTACGTCGCTATACCCTAGAAGGGAATCACCTCGGGGTGGAATTGGAGTCACGGCGATCGCCCGTTGGCACCTTCGGCTATCTCTACGAACCCCACACCCGCTTAGAAGTCGGCGGTTTAC contains these protein-coding regions:
- a CDS encoding tetratricopeptide repeat protein; amino-acid sequence: MQVSRHLLTLGLLTTLGLGLPRVSPVFAEEPHRLAQSSVNRDFEPIDIRGRLDETSLVLDDGRYFNIYPFEGIEGQQLIIDLISDDFDAHLLLVISGDEVELITEDSYGGENGNAQIVVVLPKTGVYEITATSAQGEEIGDYRLTAQMATSSDLERAELLEEANRLNEEATELYEEGRYQEAIPIAQQALQIRETTLGESHPNVAQSLNSLAKLYQAQAYYGAAEPLYLQALEIRETALGESHPDVAYSLMGLANLYQAQAYYGAAEPLYLRALEIRETALGESHPDVAYSLMGLANLYQAQAYYGAAEPLYLQALEIRETALGESHPDVAYSLNSLANLYSDQGNYDAAETLYLRALEILETRLGESHPAVAASLIGLANLYLQQGNLSAVEPLLHRSLEILETGLEESHPDVAYSLNSLANLYSDQGNYDAAETLYLRALEILETRLGESHPAVAASLMGLANLYLQQRNFSAVEPLLHRSLEILETGLEESHPAVAYSFMFLGGLYFIQGNLSAAEPLFHRSLGILEASLGESHPHVAYNLIFLANIYIFQNELSAAESIVSRIFEIVETSLEKFHYNLITELIEPLHSIAYFYLFRGNSSAAEALHSRTLEIIETTLGESHPDVVTSLNNLATFYHKQGNDSAAEALYRRALGINETAWGESHPNVVPSLNNLAAFYQEQRNYGAAKALYRRALEINETAWGESHPNVIPSLNNLADFYQSIGNIREGEPLHLHFLIIQKDTRQNFSAVEALYRRALEISETAWGESHPNVVPSLNNLIAFYQNLGDIREAEPLHLRVLTIRENTLGGSHPDVASTINDLAVIYLRLGNYRVAEALYRRAFDILETAMGESNPEIVPSLRNLAAFYQEQGNYSAAEILLNRVLKIQETTLGEFHIFVALDLIDLAKVHFEQGNYSEAQSVWRRILDMVETYLEESNTIRVQGLMVLAGIHFEQGNFNDAEPLLHRALEIQETTLGESHPDVVLSLNSLAALYQKQGNYSTAESLLHRALEIGETPQRLQRLAELYQEQGNYTAAEPLLRRALEIDKGPYRLELLAELYHRQGNYSAAEPLYRQAFKIYETTWFEIYETTWGDSAEFGSRFLRPILIKLLGFYQDQGNISESLSVLQRILDIEETRQNDFIRRRSESSLTEDPTRVLESRREDPGDILPLSQASTHQTLSLHLQQAPDDSEVARLALTTIFRRKGRILDAVTETQQLIREQLSPEMVEDYTNAQTRLANRLYAGLGDQDPNLYRAQIYALRQQVEQLEKNLYFQVHYRLGTPEPVEIEAVQALIPPDAALVELVQYRPWSQGWGKPRYAAYVLHASGDPQWVDLGDAETIDNSAFAFLNATRVSNSQQWTQTTGRQLDELLMAPIRPLLGDATHLLLSPDGQLNLIPFAALVDEENRYLVESYQLTHLTTGRDLLRLQYPRPSRQPPVLFANPDYDDADTSAVAQVARATRGESQRSMEIEELQFGELPGTQREVEAIAPLLDNPIILTGAEATENALKQVQAPSILHLATHGFFLQDVEFVPPQPTADFTRGNIDVVTAGPLGGWFRPPSDRPRSSENPLLRSGLAFAGFNTRDSEGEDGVLTALEAVGLDLRGTRLVVMSACETGVGDVANGEGVYGLRRALVMAGAESQLMSLWKVADEQTADLMRDYYQRLLAGEGRSEALREVQLDWLERGAHPYYWASFLFSGQWTPMD